Proteins found in one Leishmania major strain Friedlin complete genome, chromosome 35 genomic segment:
- a CDS encoding conserved hypothetical protein (previous protein_id=AAZ14370.1), producing the protein MAMPDAAAATSPALVMTEAELRKALQPAPLHKVKNFSGATIAADCSTAVAVALTAAIPISIIDYSIMARVAGVSPSSTQELFKGVTTVLFRPHKFFFPCAENKCSLVYRVCATTYGFTYMGSNLAKSYCESHGMEKDANLAAGIVSGVMNTVFTIWKDSIILRALPPVNPKDLSSAKKPVPFLTRALFCGRDTLTCVAAFTFVPIVASWISGYAYHQKRLPQASDAILPENEGKVRLPISCVDTAQMLTPALLQFVTTLMHITAIRYRQMYPHFSMKDLSDSMRSTYISSTLLRICRIMPAFGIGGIMNRELRSSLLDKADPLERPTVA; encoded by the coding sequence ATGGCAATGCCAGAtgcagctgcggcgacgtcgccggcgcTCGTGATGACAGAGGCGGAGCTAcggaaggcgctgcagccggcccCTCTCCATAAGGTAAAGAACTTCTCTGGCGCGACCATCGCAGCCGACTGCTCTACTGCGGTCGCCGTTGCCCTCACGGCGGCTATTCCGATCTCTATAATCGACTACAGCATAATGGCGCGGGTGGCCGGTGTTTCCCCGAGTAGCACACAGGAGCTCTTCAAGGGTGTCACGACGGTGCTCTTCCGCCCTCACAAGTTTTTCTTCCCATGCGCGGAGAACAAGTGCAGCCTGGTGTACCGCGTTTGCGCGACAACGTACGGCTTTACGTACATGGGCTCCAACCTGGCAAAGAGCTACTGCGAATCGCACGGTATGGAGAAGGATGCAAATCTGGCCGCCGGCATTGTGAGTGGTGTGATGAACACTGTCTTCACAATTTGGAAAGATAGCATCATCTTGCGCGCTTTGCCACCGGTCAATCCGAAAGACCTGTCCAGCGCGAAGAAGCCAGTGCCTTTCTTGACGCGCGCCCTTTTCTGCGGGCGCGACACGCTGACGTGCGTGGCCGCCTTCACGTTCGTGCCCATTGTCGCGTCGTGGATCTCGGGCTACGCGTACCACCAgaagcggctgccgcaggccTCAGACGCAATTCTTCCCGAAAACGAGGGCAAGGTGCGCCTGCCCATTTCATGCGTTGACACAGCGCAGATGTTGACACCGGCGCTTCTGCAGTTCGTGACGACGCTCATGCACATCACAGCCATTCGATACCGTCAGATGTACCCGCACTTTTCGATGAAAGATCTGTCCGACAGCATGCGGAGCACGTACATCTCCTCGACGCTTCTGCGCATCTGTCGTATTATGCCGGCCTTTGGCATCGGTGGTATCATGAATCGCGAACTGCGCTCCTCGTTGCTGGACAAAGCAGACCCCCTCGAGCGGCCGACCGTGGCGTAA
- a CDS encoding putative choline/ethanolamine kinase (previous protein_id=AAZ14371.1) has protein sequence MMSVDNSENLFRNVNMRDLITRTTREPPRSALYEYVKSLRSEQSQSAPLSLASDDSWDSTTHSTYNSMADNLSELGGVTEDAETRDLIYKLCHSLHKKAVQKIEGSRQHRQRSVEVNAEHEKNMSHIGDWMPLLHLFDPQTFYAVRDTPMTLAATAERPFSLNVAENAKEASQLLLGELDVEKLSGGNSNHVYRLAHPDFPGKTVLLRVYGSGGSEAIDRFRDVMAMLEMSRARLSPAVLHSFKWGRVEEFMEGVATCSTDMLLRSPTLLAEVWLLVRKMHSLPYASFLPQNVNNEKIRHLLHPALAHCEYATPEAYCDVLSKRLKKVVLAKKSDYYLDNTSQKLMEDACPSSFERTCFRFLRLTSNLILESYRASFVSFISAEVMLLRKLLMKRAVPLVFSHNDLNPGNILLAWRKVPKEMRRQAANDEDEEDEVMPVTSDQSTAFSRKFLSRKGHHRNLVDVKGIIFIDFEYTDVNYRCFDLGNTICELDYDYTRGGAAGEPGFIKYHYTFPPEEYREQWKGHPMTYPRCQELIYTTWQKNEQHRQRHGGEAPPEPAPSEMHLGHICLKGLQAYFAAAAPAGTARDASTPITRDELTEVFIGTMCSHLSWSLWSFVMCANPDVCTNNANDDVFAKGSSGLDYICYGNCRLQEYVALKQWMRDEQLI, from the coding sequence ATGATGAGTGTGGACAATTCCGAAAATCTGTTCCGCAATGTTAACATGCGCGACCTGATCACGCGCACGACGCGCGAGCCACCGCGCTCTGCTCTGTACGAGTACGTTAAGTCGCTGAGGAGCGAGCAATCTCAGAGCGCCCCTCTGTCGCTGGCGTCCGACGACTCGTGGGACTCCACCACACACTCCACGTACAACAGCATGGCGGACAACTTGTCGGAGTTGGGCGGCGTTACGGAGGACGCCGAGACGCGCGACTTGATCTACAAGCTGTGTCACTCGCTGCACAAGAAGGCAGTGCAGAAGATCGAGGGTTcccggcagcatcgccagAGGTCGGTAGAGGTGAACGCGGAACATGAGAAGAACATGTCACATATCGGGGActggatgccgctgctgcacctcttcGACCCGCAGACGTTCTACGCGGTGCGAGACACCCCCATGACGcttgccgccactgctgagcGTCCGTTCAGCCTTAACGTGGCGGAAAACGCGAAGGAGGCTTCGCAGCTGCTTTTGGGCGAGCTGGACGTCGAGAAGCTGTCgggcggcaacagcaaccACGTGTACCGCCTAGCACACCCCGACTTCCCCGGaaagacggtgctgctgcgcgtgtatggcagtggcggcagcgaggcgatTGATCGATTCCGCGACGTGATGGCGATGCTCGAGATGAGCCGGGCGAGGCTGAGTCCGGCCGTTCTGCACTCCTTCAAGTGGGGCCGTGTCGAGGAGTTCATGGAAGGCGTCGCGACGTGCTCGACGGATATGCTGCTTCGCAGCCCAACCCTGCTGGCGGAGGTGTGGTTGCTGGTACGAAAGATGCACAGCCTGCCGTACGCCTCCTTTCTCCCGCAGAACGTCAACAACGAGAAGATCCGCCACTTACTGCACCCGGCTCTCGCACACTGCGAATACGCCACCCCTGAAGCATACTGCGACGTTTTATCGAAGCGCCTGAAGAAAGTGGTGCTGGCGAAAAAGAGTGACTACTATCTTGACAACACGAGCCAGAAGCTGATGGAAGACGCGTGCCCGTCCTCCTTTGAGCGCACATGCTTCCGCTTCCTGCGGCTCACCAGCAACCTCATTCTAGAGTCCTACCGCGCTTCCTTCGTGTCCTTCATTAGTGCCGaggtgatgctgctgcgcaagctcCTCATGAAGCGGGCGGTGCCGCTCGTCTTCTCGCACAACGACTTGAACCCGGGCAACATCCTCCTGGCGTGGCGCAAGGTGCCAAAGGAGATGCGCCGGCAGGCTGCTAACGACGAGGATGAAGAGGACGAGGTGATGCCGGTGACCTCTGACCAGTCCACAGCCTTCAGTCGCAAGTTCCTGTCCAGGAAGGGCCATCACCGGAACCTCGTGGACGTGAAGGGCATCATCTTCATCGACTTCGAATACACAGACGTGAACTACCGCTGCTTCGATCTTGGCAACACGATCTGCGAGCTCGACTACGACTACacccgcggcggtgccgcgggtGAGCCTGGCTTCATCAAGTACCACTACACCTTTCCCCCAGAGGAGTACAGGGAGCAGTGGAAGGGGCACCCAATGACGTACCCGCGTTGCCAGGAGCTCATCTACACCACATGGCAGAAGAACGAACAGCATCGCCAGCgacacggcggcgaggcaccGCCAGAGCCAGCGCCGTCGGAGATGCACCTCGGGCATATCTGCTTGAAAGGGCTTCAGGCGTActtcgcggccgcggcacccgccggcaccgctcgTGACGCCTCCACCCCGATCACCCGTGACGAGCTCACGGAGGTGTTTATTGGCACCATGTGCTCGCACCTGAGCTGGTCGCTGTGGTCCTTCGTGATGTGCGCGAATCCCGACGTGTGCACCAACAACGCTAACGACGACGTCTTCGCCAAAGGGAGCAGTGGGCTCGACTACATTTGCTACGGCAACTGCCGCTTGCAGGAGTACGTGGCGCTGAAGCAATGGATGCGAGACGAGCAGCTTATCTGA
- a CDS encoding arginase (previous protein_id=AAZ14372.1) translates to MEHVQQYKFYKEKKMSIVLAPFSGGQPHGGVELGPDYLLKQGLQQDMEKLGWNTRLERVFDGKAVEARKANDNGDRIGRVKRPRLTAECTEKIYKCVRRVAEQGRFPLTIGGDHSIALGTVAGVLSVYPDAGVIWVDAHADINTMSGTVSGNLHGCPLSILLGLDRENIPECFSWVPQVLKPNKIAYIGLRAVDEEEKKILHDLNIAAFSMHHVDRYGINKVVSMAIEAISPKGTEPVMVSYDVDTIDPLYVPATGTPVRGGLSFREALFLCELIAECGRLVALDVVECNPLLAATESHVKDTISVGCAIARCMMGETLLYTPRKDAKL, encoded by the coding sequence ATGGAGCACGTGCAGCAGTACAAGTTCTACAAGGAGAAGAAGATGAGCATTGTGCTCGCCCCCTTCTCCGGTGGCCAACCGCACGGTGGGGTAGAGCTAGGTCCTGACTACCTCCTCAAACAGGGACTGCAGCAGGACATGGAGAAGCTTGGATGGAATACAAGGCTGGAGAGGGTGTTCGACGGCAAGGCTGTTGAGGCTCGCAAGGCGAACGATAATGGCGACAGGATCGGTCGCGTCAAGCGCCCGAGGCTGACGGCGGAGTGCACGGAGAAGATCTACAAGTGTGTGCGCAGGGTGGCCGAGCAGGGCCGCTTTCCTCTCACTATCGGCGGCGATCACTCCATCGCCCTCGGCACGGTGGCCGGCGTGTTGTCCGTGTACCCGGATGCTGGCGTGATTTGGGTGGACGCCCACGCGGACATCAACACCATGTCTGGTACGGTCTCCGGCAACTTGCACGGCTGCCCCCTATCGATCCTGCTGGGGCTTGATCGCGAAAACATTCCCGAGTGCTTTTCGTGGGTACCGCAGGTGCTGAAGCCGAACAAGATCGCCTACATTGGTCTACGTGctgtggacgaggaggaaaagaagaTCCTGCACGACCTGAACATTGCCGCCTTCAGCATGCATCACGTGGACCGCTACGGCATAAACAAGGTGGTGTCCATGGCGATCGAAGCCATCTCGCCGAAGGGCACGGAACCGGTGATGGTGTCATATGACGTCGACACGATCGACCCCCTCTACGTGCCGGCGACGGGCACTCCTGTGCGTGGCGGCCTCTCTTTCCGCGAGGCGTTGTTCTTGTGCGAGCTGATCGCCGAGTGCGGTCGTCTTGTCGCTCTGGACGTGGTTGAGTGCAACCCGCTCCTCGCCGCTACAGAATCACACGTGAAAGACACCATTTCCGTCGGCTGCGCAATCGCACGCTGCATGATGGGAGAGACACTTCTTTACACCCCGCGTAAGGACGCCAAGCTgtag